Proteins from one Hydrogenivirga caldilitoris genomic window:
- a CDS encoding CDP-alcohol phosphatidyltransferase family protein — protein sequence MRNVPNLLSILRLVLSPYVLLLAYRGQEKESAVLFFLLALTDALDGTIARLFKLQSLLGKFLDPIADKFLLFFGLLSVTFYTEIRASSSVLYVLVIRDLFLIAGSLALRRYGFVPEPSVSGKMTTFILSVTVVVGFLANLYPSKGALNLFGVLQFVSLALIVVSGIDYGVRGLIFLISKRIIERRQ from the coding sequence ATGAGGAATGTACCCAACCTATTATCCATACTCAGACTTGTTCTGTCACCCTACGTTTTACTCCTTGCCTACAGAGGACAGGAGAAAGAATCGGCGGTTCTGTTCTTCCTGCTTGCCCTTACAGATGCCCTGGATGGAACCATAGCGAGGTTATTCAAACTTCAGTCTCTTCTGGGCAAGTTTCTTGATCCGATTGCCGACAAGTTCCTTCTCTTTTTTGGGCTGCTCTCGGTAACCTTTTACACTGAGATAAGAGCGAGTTCTTCAGTGCTTTACGTCCTGGTTATAAGAGACCTGTTTTTAATAGCTGGCTCGCTTGCCCTGCGAAGGTACGGCTTTGTACCTGAACCTTCGGTGTCCGGGAAGATGACAACCTTTATCCTTTCAGTAACAGTAGTTGTGGGGTTTTTAGCTAACTTATACCCAAGCAAAGGGGCGCTTAACCTATTCGGCGTCTTGCAGTTTGTCTCCCTCGCCCTTATAGTCGTATCTGGTATTGATTACGGTGTAAGAGGCTTAATCTTCCTGATAAGTAAACGTATAATTGAAAGACGGCAATGA
- a CDS encoding ATP synthase subunit I: MEFLLSFTAGILTGLLYNEHIYRQATNFPKSNPLKGFWLRLTLTGLVALVIAKSWGAQALLTFVAGNLLARLVHTFLRGFPVVRY; the protein is encoded by the coding sequence ATGGAGTTTCTTCTTTCATTCACAGCAGGCATACTCACAGGTTTACTTTACAACGAGCACATCTACAGACAAGCAACAAACTTCCCCAAGAGTAACCCCTTAAAGGGTTTCTGGTTGCGACTTACGCTTACCGGACTCGTAGCTCTCGTCATTGCAAAGAGCTGGGGAGCTCAAGCCCTGCTAACTTTTGTAGCCGGAAACTTGCTTGCACGCCTTGTTCACACCTTCCTGAGAGGATTTCCAGTTGTAAGATATTAG
- a CDS encoding ATP-binding protein encodes MEEKCSICGGTGFVKEKGGVKPCECRFSGEDINRVLGIPKRFWGAELENYEYETPSENEAYKEAYIFASSFNPEEGYGLTLIGPPGVGKTHLAVGVLKKIYREKGIKGAFFDTKDLIYKLKSLMDEGKTNRAIKVILNKPLIVLDDLGSERLSEWQRELISYIISYRYNNLKSTIITTNFSLSGEEKKNKKVKKGSEDEDSPKALMSERLGHSAVSRIYEMTRVVYIQGRDRRRV; translated from the coding sequence ATGGAAGAGAAGTGCTCTATATGTGGCGGAACCGGTTTTGTTAAGGAGAAGGGCGGCGTAAAACCCTGTGAGTGCAGATTCTCCGGGGAGGATATAAACAGGGTTCTTGGGATACCAAAGCGCTTCTGGGGTGCTGAACTGGAGAATTATGAATATGAGACCCCCTCAGAGAATGAAGCTTACAAAGAAGCCTACATATTCGCCTCCTCCTTTAATCCTGAAGAGGGTTACGGACTGACACTGATAGGACCACCGGGTGTTGGGAAAACTCACCTTGCTGTGGGTGTATTGAAAAAGATATACAGGGAGAAGGGTATAAAGGGTGCATTCTTTGATACCAAGGACCTTATATACAAACTCAAATCACTTATGGACGAGGGGAAGACAAACAGGGCTATAAAAGTCATACTAAACAAACCTCTTATAGTGCTTGATGACCTTGGGAGCGAACGACTCTCCGAATGGCAGAGGGAGCTTATATCCTACATAATTTCCTACAGGTACAACAACCTCAAAAGCACAATAATCACTACAAACTTCTCTCTGTCGGGAGAAGAGAAGAAGAACAAAAAGGTAAAAAAGGGCTCTGAAGACGAAGATTCGCCAAAAGCCCTTATGTCAGAGAGACTTGGGCATAGCGCTGTTTCCCGCATATATGAGATGACCAGAGTGGTTTACATACAGGGAAGGGACAGAAGGAGGGTATAG
- a CDS encoding metal-binding protein — MALGKTHDLINLVALPGFLYFLPKELYIPFGAGYMVGTFLLSPDVDLPNSKPTKRWSFLRCLWYPYQSLSQHRGISHIPVIGSLLRLLYLISVVIFLYFFLLGVVSVLDKGLALALTNFNPFPYLNELFRSEKSMYFVLGILCADVVHIILDGLSSVLKRLT; from the coding sequence ATGGCGCTGGGTAAAACCCATGACCTTATAAACCTGGTTGCTCTACCTGGGTTTTTATACTTCCTCCCTAAGGAGCTCTATATACCCTTTGGGGCAGGGTATATGGTTGGTACGTTCCTTCTCTCCCCCGATGTTGACCTTCCAAACTCCAAACCCACAAAGAGATGGAGCTTCTTAAGGTGTTTATGGTATCCCTATCAGAGTTTATCTCAGCATAGAGGCATATCCCACATACCGGTTATAGGTAGCCTTCTAAGGCTTCTGTATCTTATATCCGTAGTTATTTTTCTTTACTTTTTCCTATTAGGGGTGGTTTCTGTTCTTGACAAGGGTCTTGCCTTGGCTCTTACCAACTTTAACCCCTTTCCCTACCTGAACGAGCTTTTCAGGAGTGAAAAGAGTATGTACTTCGTACTGGGCATACTTTGTGCTGACGTTGTTCATATAATCCTTGATGGTTTATCAAGTGTTCTTAAGAGGCTTACCTGA
- a CDS encoding RNA methyltransferase: protein MINENVSIALVHYPAMDKEGKLIVTSFTTMDLHDIARPARAYEVRSFYIVQPIDAQRLVIKRQIDYWLSEEGRAANPTRYEIVQLVRLKYTLEEVVEDIERERGKKPILVGTDARKYHKTIGYAELKREIEDREREFLIVFGTGYGLPPDLMRTFEYILEPVYGAGDWNHLSVRNAVAIILDRLFSKNRC, encoded by the coding sequence ATGATAAACGAAAACGTGTCCATAGCTCTTGTACATTACCCGGCCATGGACAAGGAGGGTAAACTCATAGTTACCTCCTTCACCACAATGGACCTCCATGATATAGCCAGACCCGCCAGAGCCTACGAAGTTAGGAGCTTTTACATAGTGCAGCCTATAGATGCCCAGAGGCTGGTTATAAAAAGACAGATAGATTACTGGCTTTCTGAGGAGGGCAGAGCAGCAAATCCCACAAGGTACGAGATAGTTCAACTTGTGAGGTTGAAATATACGCTTGAGGAAGTGGTTGAAGATATTGAAAGGGAAAGGGGAAAGAAACCTATTCTGGTTGGAACAGACGCCAGGAAGTATCACAAAACGATAGGCTACGCAGAGTTGAAGAGAGAAATAGAAGATAGAGAAAGGGAGTTCCTTATAGTCTTCGGAACCGGTTACGGACTGCCGCCAGACCTTATGAGAACCTTTGAGTACATCCTTGAGCCCGTTTACGGAGCTGGTGATTGGAACCACCTGTCCGTTAGGAATGCAGTTGCTATCATACTTGATAGGCTTTTCAGTAAGAACAGGTGTTGA
- the cmk gene encoding (d)CMP kinase, protein MKITIDGPAGSGKSTVARELSVRLNLPYLETGTAYRAAGYLLLRGKGENFSLSWEDLKSLLTELEIIPMVGETVVKVGGKRLEGELRDERVGKMASLVGTVKEFREYINELFRSVIGERQAVVEGRDAGTNIFPDAELKLFITATPEERARRRYEQLKKLGKTANYDEILTEIIERDKRDMEREIAPLKPAPDAVIIDTTGRSVEEVLSQILELIKEKV, encoded by the coding sequence ATGAAGATAACGATAGACGGTCCCGCAGGAAGTGGGAAGAGCACCGTTGCCCGAGAGCTTTCTGTCAGGTTAAACCTTCCCTATCTTGAAACGGGCACGGCTTACAGGGCAGCCGGTTATCTATTGCTAAGGGGCAAGGGAGAGAATTTCTCGCTGAGCTGGGAGGACCTGAAATCTCTCCTCACCGAGTTGGAAATCATACCCATGGTGGGCGAAACCGTTGTGAAGGTCGGAGGGAAACGGCTGGAAGGGGAGCTTAGGGATGAAAGGGTTGGAAAGATGGCTTCCTTGGTTGGTACTGTTAAAGAGTTCAGGGAGTATATAAACGAGCTCTTCAGAAGTGTCATAGGGGAGAGGCAGGCTGTGGTTGAAGGAAGAGACGCAGGAACAAACATATTTCCCGATGCGGAGCTCAAACTTTTTATAACGGCCACCCCCGAAGAAAGAGCCAGGAGACGCTACGAGCAGTTGAAGAAGCTTGGAAAAACGGCAAACTACGATGAGATACTGACAGAGATAATTGAAAGGGATAAGAGGGATATGGAGAGAGAAATTGCCCCCCTTAAACCTGCGCCTGATGCTGTAATCATTGACACCACCGGTAGGAGTGTAGAAGAGGTTCTTTCACAAATACTGGAACTAATTAAGGAGAAGGTATGA
- the mraY gene encoding phospho-N-acetylmuramoyl-pentapeptide-transferase: MLYHLALLLKEHFFLFNVFKYITFRSFTAILLAFFITLLLSPTFMRRFESVQRLLGGYVREYTPQHHENKKYTPTMGGIVIITVILLSSVLLMRLDIKYTWVLVFATLSFALIGLVDDWKKLKDKKGLSIKVKLLSQVISAFVISILIFHWVDLETKLYFPFFKELTVDLGWLYIPFAMFVIVGTANAVNLTDGLDGLAIGPSMTTATAFGVIAYVVGHSKIAQYLGVPHVPYAGEMTVFCFAIIGAGLGFLWFNAYPAQVFMGDVGALGLGAALATTSILAKSEFLLAVAGGVFVFETVTVILQIIYFRATGGKRLFKKAPFHHHLEEQGLDEPKIVVRMWIISALLAIVSVAMLKLR; encoded by the coding sequence ATGTTATACCACTTAGCTTTGCTTCTAAAGGAACACTTCTTCCTATTTAACGTTTTCAAGTACATAACATTTCGCTCTTTCACGGCGATACTGCTTGCTTTCTTCATAACCCTCCTCCTTTCCCCCACCTTTATGAGAAGGTTTGAAAGTGTACAGAGGCTCTTGGGCGGTTATGTCAGAGAATATACCCCTCAGCACCATGAAAATAAAAAGTACACACCTACTATGGGTGGGATTGTGATAATAACCGTTATACTTCTGTCTTCGGTTCTCTTGATGAGGCTTGATATCAAGTATACCTGGGTCCTTGTGTTTGCAACTCTCTCATTTGCCCTGATAGGCTTGGTTGATGACTGGAAGAAGCTAAAGGATAAGAAGGGTCTATCTATAAAGGTAAAGCTCCTATCCCAAGTCATCTCTGCCTTTGTTATATCAATCCTTATATTCCACTGGGTTGATCTGGAGACGAAACTTTACTTTCCCTTTTTCAAGGAACTTACCGTAGACCTTGGCTGGCTTTACATACCTTTTGCTATGTTTGTGATAGTAGGTACAGCAAACGCTGTTAATCTAACAGATGGACTTGATGGGCTCGCCATAGGACCCTCTATGACCACCGCAACTGCCTTCGGTGTTATAGCTTACGTTGTAGGACACTCAAAGATAGCTCAGTATTTAGGTGTCCCCCATGTTCCTTACGCGGGAGAGATGACTGTATTTTGCTTTGCGATAATAGGTGCCGGGCTTGGATTCCTGTGGTTCAACGCTTATCCAGCACAGGTGTTTATGGGAGATGTTGGTGCTCTTGGTCTGGGAGCTGCGCTTGCTACTACTTCCATACTGGCAAAATCGGAGTTCCTGTTAGCTGTGGCAGGTGGTGTTTTTGTCTTTGAAACTGTGACCGTGATACTCCAGATAATCTACTTCAGAGCCACGGGAGGTAAGAGACTCTTTAAAAAGGCTCCCTTTCACCATCACCTTGAGGAACAAGGGCTTGATGAGCCAAAGATAGTTGTTAGGATGTGGATAATCTCAGCCCTACTGGCCATAGTATCGGTAGCCATGCTCAAACTCAGGTAA
- a CDS encoding TldD/PmbA family protein, translating to MKEIEKIVKRFIKPGYEYEVFHQRVKKTKVEVSDEDLENLSSSEESGVGIRVLREKRIGFAYTTKLEEESLRDVVEKAIQACELQNPDEGNLFLETLKNSQTESVFDKEGVELPLEQKIEFTLSLERNAKSMDSRIKGVRKAAFTEGVFEVNLVNSYGVEFGYEGTYYTAMIAALAQEGEDSAISWEFRGERRFSKLNPEEIAADVVFKSTSLLNPKPMDTKVMPVVFFRESFAMLMDAFSSMFLGDSLVKGKTLLKDRTGEVVANELFTLVDDGTLKEGFLTTPYDAEGVPRNRNVVIDRGVFRGFLHSLYTATLSSQEPTGNSERGSFKTLPVSGITNLYVESGGYSLEELLGMEEQVLLVTDLMGLHTTDPVSGEFSLGASGVLFKNGEPYHAVRGVTVAGNILDLWNKIVAVGNDLKFYGNVGSPSILVADVTVGGS from the coding sequence ATGAAAGAGATTGAAAAGATAGTAAAGAGGTTCATAAAACCCGGCTACGAATATGAGGTGTTCCATCAGAGGGTTAAAAAGACAAAGGTAGAGGTATCCGATGAAGACCTGGAGAATCTTTCAAGTTCGGAAGAATCAGGCGTTGGCATAAGAGTCCTTAGAGAAAAAAGGATTGGGTTTGCATACACAACGAAGCTTGAGGAGGAAAGCCTCAGAGACGTTGTGGAGAAGGCTATACAAGCCTGCGAGCTCCAGAACCCCGATGAAGGGAATCTGTTTTTAGAAACACTTAAAAATTCTCAGACAGAATCCGTATTTGATAAAGAAGGAGTGGAGCTGCCTTTGGAGCAAAAGATTGAGTTCACTTTGAGTCTTGAAAGGAACGCTAAATCTATGGATTCAAGGATAAAGGGGGTTAGAAAGGCAGCTTTCACCGAAGGTGTGTTTGAGGTTAACCTTGTGAACTCTTACGGGGTTGAATTTGGTTATGAAGGTACCTACTATACAGCTATGATCGCAGCCCTTGCTCAGGAGGGTGAGGACTCAGCTATATCCTGGGAATTCAGGGGAGAAAGGAGGTTCTCCAAACTCAATCCAGAGGAGATAGCTGCAGATGTGGTTTTTAAAAGTACCTCTCTCCTTAACCCAAAACCCATGGATACGAAAGTCATGCCCGTTGTATTCTTCAGAGAGAGCTTCGCTATGCTAATGGATGCCTTTTCAAGCATGTTCCTTGGGGACTCTCTGGTGAAAGGCAAGACGCTGCTTAAAGACCGTACGGGCGAGGTTGTTGCAAACGAGCTTTTTACACTGGTGGACGACGGGACTCTTAAAGAGGGGTTTTTGACGACACCCTACGATGCTGAGGGTGTTCCCCGGAACAGGAACGTTGTAATTGACAGAGGAGTTTTTAGAGGTTTTCTTCATAGTTTATACACAGCGACCCTGTCTTCTCAGGAGCCAACGGGGAATTCTGAAAGAGGAAGCTTTAAAACGCTCCCTGTGTCCGGCATAACGAACCTGTATGTGGAATCGGGAGGTTATAGCCTGGAAGAGTTGCTTGGCATGGAAGAACAGGTACTTCTGGTTACAGACCTTATGGGACTTCACACTACCGATCCCGTTTCTGGGGAGTTTTCCTTGGGAGCTTCCGGAGTCCTGTTTAAGAATGGAGAGCCTTACCACGCTGTGAGGGGTGTTACCGTTGCTGGAAATATCCTGGACCTGTGGAATAAAATAGTTGCCGTGGGGAACGATTTAAAGTTCTACGGGAACGTTGGTTCCCCGTCAATTCTCGTGGCGGACGTGACGGTGGGGGGAAGCTGA
- a CDS encoding CDP-alcohol phosphatidyltransferase family protein, producing MANFMTLLRVLLVIPIAVSILKGSSTAALLLTLLGALTDLVDGKVARKNGGGNQLGKLLDPFADKIFVLSILIALVEVGLVSSIPVILLLLRELSVSFFRSLLAVQGVVLGASQLGKVKTLVEFLALIALIGGSQLGHYLLWTAVGLAYVSFYDYVKTYLKKPLQA from the coding sequence ATGGCAAATTTTATGACCTTGCTGCGAGTTCTTCTCGTAATACCTATAGCGGTGAGTATTCTAAAGGGAAGTTCTACAGCAGCCCTGCTGCTCACTCTTTTGGGTGCCTTAACAGACCTCGTGGACGGTAAAGTGGCCAGGAAGAACGGGGGAGGCAATCAACTGGGTAAACTCCTTGACCCCTTTGCAGACAAGATATTCGTCCTTTCTATTCTTATTGCCCTCGTGGAGGTTGGTCTTGTAAGTTCTATTCCAGTTATACTCTTACTGCTTCGTGAGCTGAGCGTATCCTTTTTCAGGAGCTTGCTTGCCGTTCAAGGGGTGGTTCTCGGTGCTTCCCAGCTTGGGAAGGTGAAAACCTTAGTAGAGTTTCTGGCGTTGATAGCCCTCATAGGGGGTTCTCAGTTGGGTCATTACCTCCTGTGGACGGCGGTGGGTTTAGCCTACGTATCCTTCTATGACTACGTTAAAACTTATCTGAAGAAGCCCCTCCAGGCATAA
- the recA gene encoding recombinase RecA produces MAQETVEKALNEKKKALEASIANIEKRFGKGAIMPLRAAETIKVDVIPTGSLALDIATGIGGIPRGRIIEIFGVESSGKTTLALHVIAEAQKKGGVAVFIDAEHALDPKYAKALGVDVENLYISQPDYGEQALEIAESLINSGAVDVIVVDSVAALVPRDELEGEMGEAQVGKQARLMSQALRKLKGIVHKSNTALIFINQIREKIGVMFGNPETTPGGRALKFFSDMRLEVRRTGDIKEGNDKVGYRVKVKVVKNKLAPPFQEAEFDMIYGEGICRLCDLIDVATDKGILTKSGSWYSYGEQRLGQGKEQVKRYLSENPELAEEIERKVREVVGLVTADTEEGN; encoded by the coding sequence ATGGCTCAAGAAACTGTAGAAAAAGCCTTGAACGAAAAGAAAAAAGCTTTAGAAGCTTCCATTGCGAACATTGAGAAGAGGTTCGGTAAAGGGGCGATAATGCCACTCCGTGCGGCTGAAACTATCAAGGTTGACGTCATACCGACAGGTTCCCTCGCCCTTGACATAGCCACGGGGATAGGGGGTATACCAAGGGGTAGGATAATAGAGATATTCGGAGTTGAATCTTCCGGTAAGACAACGCTCGCTTTACATGTTATAGCTGAGGCTCAAAAGAAGGGAGGTGTCGCAGTCTTCATAGATGCGGAGCACGCCCTTGACCCAAAGTATGCAAAGGCTCTTGGTGTTGATGTTGAAAACCTTTACATATCTCAACCGGACTACGGAGAGCAGGCTCTTGAGATAGCGGAAAGTTTGATAAACAGCGGTGCCGTTGATGTGATAGTTGTTGACTCCGTTGCTGCCCTCGTTCCAAGGGACGAGCTTGAGGGTGAGATGGGAGAGGCTCAGGTTGGAAAGCAAGCCAGACTTATGTCCCAGGCTCTGAGGAAGCTCAAGGGAATAGTCCACAAGAGCAACACAGCCCTCATATTCATAAACCAGATAAGGGAGAAGATAGGGGTTATGTTTGGGAATCCGGAAACTACGCCCGGAGGGCGCGCTCTGAAGTTCTTCTCCGACATGAGGCTTGAGGTAAGGAGAACAGGAGACATAAAGGAAGGGAACGATAAGGTTGGATACAGGGTTAAGGTTAAAGTCGTGAAGAACAAGCTGGCTCCACCATTCCAGGAAGCGGAATTTGACATGATTTACGGTGAGGGAATATGCAGACTCTGCGACCTTATTGACGTTGCTACGGACAAGGGCATACTTACAAAGAGCGGTTCCTGGTACAGCTACGGCGAGCAGAGGCTTGGTCAGGGCAAGGAACAGGTAAAGAGGTATCTAAGCGAAAACCCTGAGCTTGCTGAAGAGATAGAGAGGAAAGTCAGGGAGGTGGTAGGTCTTGTTACAGCTGATACTGAAGAAGGCAATTGA
- the recJ gene encoding single-stranded-DNA-specific exonuclease RecJ, with product MRGVSGKEWYVLSYSLKPPAQLIETYGEFLAQLIVNRGYEDSHRELFDLKLKHLLPYNLLPNVEEGVERILRAVKSGERIVLFGDYDVDGITGTAILYQVLKNAGARVVPVLPNRGTGYGLNGELISIFSKYGDLLITIDNGTSAVDEIDRTGIDVVVIDHHNVPERKPEKAILINPKASEGVPKEMKELSSSAICFYMGAVLAKRLGVDMDVRLLLDLVALGTVGDVMPMNRTNRILVSKGLSVLESVANGSLDKPGIKALLSISRIGEKVSAKDIAYSIAPRINAPGRVSNPKLALELLIEENPKRAELLARKIERVNLKRRAITDRVYKEAYQKAIELSNKNFISLWSRGWHVGVLGIVAGRLSNLLGKPVAVFSKGKNHAVGSVRSIEGIDVYEGLSRLSHMFVKWGGHMQAAGLTLESRLLETFSRDVDELFSHVPRELPPLYIDTELPISQITAQILKSIERLEPYGEKNPIPVFLSEELQIRDIQVRGNRAKLKLGSREAVCWEPLIFENLKLGDRVRVAYSIVDGDINLIDVEDKNGAG from the coding sequence ATGAGGGGTGTATCCGGTAAGGAGTGGTACGTTCTAAGTTACTCTTTAAAGCCACCTGCCCAGCTTATAGAGACTTACGGAGAGTTTCTGGCTCAGCTTATAGTGAACAGAGGGTATGAAGATTCCCATAGGGAACTCTTTGACTTGAAACTGAAACACCTTCTCCCCTACAACCTGCTTCCCAATGTGGAGGAAGGGGTTGAGAGGATTCTCAGAGCTGTGAAGAGCGGGGAGAGGATCGTTCTCTTTGGAGACTACGATGTTGATGGTATAACTGGTACGGCGATACTTTATCAGGTTTTAAAGAATGCCGGTGCAAGGGTCGTTCCAGTGCTCCCAAACAGAGGGACAGGCTACGGACTTAACGGTGAACTTATAAGCATCTTTTCCAAGTACGGGGACCTCCTTATAACGATAGACAACGGAACCTCGGCGGTTGATGAAATAGACAGGACGGGCATAGATGTCGTAGTTATAGACCATCACAATGTCCCCGAGAGAAAGCCCGAAAAAGCTATCTTGATAAATCCCAAGGCCTCTGAAGGCGTACCGAAGGAAATGAAGGAGCTCTCCTCCTCGGCGATATGCTTCTATATGGGCGCTGTGCTTGCAAAACGTTTAGGCGTTGATATGGATGTGAGACTCCTCCTTGACCTCGTTGCCCTCGGAACGGTTGGAGATGTCATGCCCATGAACAGGACCAACAGGATACTCGTCAGCAAAGGTTTGTCCGTTCTTGAAAGTGTCGCCAACGGCTCCCTTGATAAACCGGGTATAAAGGCTCTGCTCAGCATATCCCGTATAGGTGAAAAGGTTTCTGCGAAAGACATAGCCTACTCAATAGCCCCCCGCATAAACGCCCCTGGAAGAGTGAGCAACCCTAAGCTTGCCCTTGAGCTTTTGATTGAGGAAAACCCAAAGAGAGCGGAGCTGCTGGCAAGAAAGATAGAGCGGGTAAACCTGAAGAGGAGGGCTATAACAGACCGTGTCTACAAAGAAGCCTATCAGAAGGCTATTGAACTCTCCAATAAAAACTTTATCTCCCTGTGGAGCAGAGGCTGGCATGTAGGTGTTCTGGGTATAGTTGCCGGCAGACTTTCAAACCTGCTCGGAAAACCTGTTGCCGTGTTCTCTAAAGGGAAAAATCATGCGGTTGGCTCTGTCAGGTCCATAGAAGGGATAGATGTGTATGAGGGACTCAGCAGGTTGTCCCATATGTTTGTGAAATGGGGCGGACACATGCAGGCTGCAGGGTTAACTTTAGAAAGCAGATTGCTGGAAACCTTCAGCAGAGACGTTGATGAGCTTTTTAGCCATGTACCCAGGGAACTCCCCCCGCTGTACATAGACACCGAGCTGCCTATCTCCCAAATAACGGCTCAAATTTTAAAGAGCATAGAGAGGCTTGAACCCTATGGAGAAAAAAATCCTATTCCCGTGTTTCTATCGGAGGAACTTCAAATTAGGGACATACAGGTGAGAGGAAACAGGGCAAAACTAAAGCTTGGGAGCAGGGAAGCGGTATGCTGGGAACCCCTTATCTTTGAAAATCTCAAGCTGGGAGATAGGGTTAGGGTAGCTTACTCAATAGTGGACGGGGATATAAACCTTATAGACGTAGAGGATAAGAATGGCGCTGGGTAA
- a CDS encoding type IV pilus twitching motility protein PilT — protein sequence MLQLILKKAIDLEASDIHIKVGAKPVYRIHKKLHVDEDFPIITEEHFGLFLKEVVGKNERKSKEFEELGEIDLSYSLPKVSRFRVNVYKQRGTSGMAFRVIPFQIPPFKSLNLPEVMLKTALSHTKGLILVTGPTGSGKSTTLASIIEEINKNFKRVIVTIEDPIEYVLNDRNCFIVQREVGIDTQSFARGLRAALREDPDVIMVGEIRDTETAEIALQAAETGHLVFSTLHTLDAKETVNRLIGMFKLEVRDQIRQMLAGTLIAVFSQRLLPRADRKGSIPAVEVMLNTGAIKEALLDPNRIDEIPDLVAKGKAAYGTQTFDQHLEELYRKGLIDFHTAVLYATKPSDLELKLRGISSGAEF from the coding sequence TTGTTACAGCTGATACTGAAGAAGGCAATTGATTTAGAAGCTTCCGATATCCACATAAAGGTCGGAGCTAAACCCGTTTACAGGATTCACAAGAAGCTCCACGTGGATGAGGATTTCCCGATTATCACAGAGGAGCACTTCGGACTGTTCCTGAAAGAGGTTGTCGGAAAGAATGAGAGAAAGAGCAAAGAGTTTGAAGAGCTCGGAGAGATAGACCTGTCATACTCCCTTCCCAAGGTGTCAAGGTTTAGGGTCAACGTCTACAAGCAGAGGGGAACCTCTGGAATGGCCTTTAGGGTAATTCCCTTCCAGATACCACCCTTCAAGAGTCTTAATCTGCCCGAGGTCATGCTAAAGACAGCCCTATCCCACACCAAAGGGCTTATCCTTGTTACAGGACCGACCGGCTCAGGTAAATCCACAACCTTAGCCTCTATCATAGAGGAGATAAACAAAAACTTTAAGAGAGTCATAGTTACCATTGAGGACCCTATTGAATACGTGCTTAACGACAGAAACTGCTTCATAGTCCAGAGGGAAGTCGGTATAGATACCCAGAGTTTTGCCAGGGGTCTCAGAGCAGCCCTGAGGGAGGACCCGGATGTAATAATGGTAGGTGAGATAAGGGATACGGAAACGGCAGAGATAGCTCTTCAAGCTGCCGAAACGGGGCACCTCGTGTTTTCAACCTTGCACACCCTTGATGCGAAGGAGACGGTGAACAGGCTCATAGGTATGTTCAAGCTTGAGGTGAGGGACCAGATCAGACAGATGCTTGCAGGGACGCTGATAGCTGTCTTCTCCCAGAGGTTGCTTCCCAGAGCTGACAGGAAAGGTTCAATCCCTGCCGTTGAAGTGATGCTTAATACAGGAGCTATAAAGGAAGCCCTACTTGACCCTAACAGGATAGATGAGATACCAGACCTGGTTGCTAAGGGCAAAGCCGCGTACGGAACTCAGACCTTTGACCAGCATCTTGAGGAGCTTTATAGAAAGGGCTTGATAGACTTCCATACTGCGGTTCTCTATGCAACCAAACCTTCGGACCTTGAGCTCAAACTGAGAGGTATATCCTCTGGTGCTGAGTTTTAA
- the gatC gene encoding Asp-tRNA(Asn)/Glu-tRNA(Gln) amidotransferase subunit GatC — MVDRGWVQKIALLARLKLTEEEVELFSRQLGDILSFVQQLEELDTSGVEPYLQNIEETPMREDEPKGSLTHEEALKNAPERENGFFVVPRIVEV; from the coding sequence ATGGTAGATAGGGGATGGGTTCAAAAGATAGCCCTGTTGGCAAGGTTGAAGTTAACCGAGGAAGAGGTTGAACTGTTCAGCAGGCAGCTTGGAGATATACTTAGCTTCGTTCAACAACTTGAGGAGCTTGACACCTCAGGAGTTGAGCCTTATCTTCAAAACATTGAAGAGACCCCTATGAGAGAGGATGAACCTAAAGGGTCTCTTACCCATGAGGAAGCCCTCAAAAACGCTCCTGAAAGGGAGAACGGCTTCTTCGTGGTTCCAAGAATTGTGGAGGTTTAA